GGCCGGTGACCGCGTGGGTCTGGTAGATCTGGCCCTTGTAGCCGCGCTCGGAGAGCGCCGTCTGCGGCAGCGCCGCCGGACTGCCGGAGCCGACCACCAGGATGGCGTCGGGCTTGGCCGCGGTGAGCTTCAGCACCTGCCCGGTCACCGAGGTGTCGGTGCGGTTGTAGCGCTCGACCGGCCCGAGCTTGATGCCGGCGGCCCCGGCCTGCTTCGTCACCGCGTTCAGCCAGTCCTCGCCGTAGGCGTCGGAGAAGCCGATGAAGCCCAGCGTCTTCACGCCCCTGGCCTTCATGTGGTCGATCAGGGCGCCGGCCATCACGCCGTTCTGCTGCGGCGCGCGGAAGACCCATTCGTTGCGGTCGGCGGGCAGGGCGACAGGGCTCATCGTCACCAGCGGCGTCCTGGATTCGTGGGCGACCTCGGCGATGGCGGCGGTGGCCGGCGTGCCGGACGAGCCGATCAGCACGTCGACCTTGTCCTCGGACACGAAGCGGCGCGCGTTCTTGGTTCCCAGGGTGGGATCGGTGGCGTCGTCCAGCACGATCAGCCGGACCTTCTCCCCGCCGATCTCGGCGGGCATCAGGGTGAACGCGTTCTTTTCCGGAATCCCCAGCATGGCGGCCGGGCCGGTCGCCGACAGCGAAACGCCGATGGTGATCTCGGCCAGCGCCGCCGAGCTGGCGGCAAGCGTGACGGACAGGGCGACGGCAAGCTTGGTGAGCTTCATGTTTCCTCCAGGTGGTGATGGTCTCGTCGATTCGCCTGCTCCGGCGATCGACCGGGTGTTTCGGTATTGCCGAACAACTCTTGTGGAGCGGAAGATAATGGTCGACTAACTACCTTGTCAAACACTTGTTCAATTAATTTATTCTATGCACTATCCAGGATGAGAGCCTTACCATCCGGAGAAATGAGGCAAACTTGCGCCCGTCCGATCCGCCGCCCCGCTCTTCGGGGCGAACGGCGCGGAACGGGCGGCCGGGCGGCAGCCGCCGCCCGAATGCAGGTTTCATGAAAAGTCGCACCGAATGAACGAATCACACGCAGTCGACGCGCCCGCCGCGTCACCCGGCATCGCGGAAGAAGAAATCCTGCGCCTGGCGCGAGAGGCGCCCGAACTGGGCCAGATGGCCGTGGCCGAGCGCCTGCGTCAGGCGGGCATACGCATCTCGGCCTCGGGCGTGCGCTACCTGTGGCAGAAGCACGGGCTGGAAACGGCGGTGAAGCGGCTGCAGGCCCTGGTGCAGCAGGAAGGGGAAGGCGCCGAGGTGCTCACCGAGACCCAGCGCCGCCATCTCGAGCGCGGCAGGCTGAGCGAGCGCCTGGCGCGCGGCGAATCAGCCGCGGGCGCCGCGGCGGGTGAGCACGAGCCGCTGGAGCGCCGCCGGCTGATCCTGGATGCGGCAGCCCAGTTGTTCGCGGCAGAAGGCTACGACCGCACCTCGATCCGGGACATCGCGCGCAACGTGGGCCTGCTGCCGGGCTCGGTGTATCACTACTTTCCGTCCAAGCGCGAGCTGTTCCTCGCCGTCCACCGCGAGGGTTTCGAACGCACGCTGGAACGGGTCAGGAACGCGGCGACCAGCAGCGACGATCCCTGGGAATGCCTGGAGCGGGCCTGCGAGGTGCACGTCGAGGGCATCGTGGGCGGCTCGTCGGTCGATCGCCTGGCGGGCAGCAATCTCGCCATCTCGCGCAACGACGACCTGCTGCAGGAGATCCGCCCCATCGCGCCGCCTACGAGCAGGTCTTCAAGACCCTGGTCGACGCGCTCCCGCTGCGGGAAGGAACCGACCGCTCCCTGCTGCGCCTGTTCCTGCTCGGCGGCATGAACTGGGTTTATCTGTGGTACCGGGAAGGCAAGCGGAACCCG
This DNA window, taken from Thauera sp. K11, encodes the following:
- a CDS encoding TetR family transcriptional regulator, encoding MNESHAVDAPAASPGIAEEEILRLAREAPELGQMAVAERLRQAGIRISASGVRYLWQKHGLETAVKRLQALVQQEGEGAEVLTETQRRHLERGRLSERLARGESAAGAAAGEHEPLERRRLILDAAAQLFAAEGYDRTSIRDIARNVGLLPGSVYHYFPSKRELFLAVHREGFERTLERVRNAATSSDDPWECLERACEVHVEGIVGGSSVDRLAGSNLAISRNDDLLQEIRPIAPPTSRSSRPWSTRSRCGKEPTAPCCACSCSAA